In uncultured Bacteroides sp., one genomic interval encodes:
- a CDS encoding MoxR family ATPase — translation MAESIDIRELNARIEKQSAFVTNLMMGMDQVIVGQKHLVESLLIGLLSDGHVLLEGVPGLAKTLAIKTLASLIDAKYSRVQFTPDLLPADVVGTMIYSQKDETFVVKKGPIFANFILADEINRAPAKVQSALLEAMQERQVTLGKTTFKLPEPFLVLATQNPIEQEGTYMLPEAQVDRFMLKVVIDYPKQEEEKLIIRQNISGAKFDVKPILSADEILEARKVVRDVYLDEKIERYIVDIVFATRYPEKYGLNELKEMISFGGSPRASINLALAARTYAFIKRRGYVIPEDVRAIAHDVLRHRIGLTYEAEASNITSDEIVSKILNKVEVP, via the coding sequence ATGGCCGAATCAATTGATATTCGTGAGTTGAATGCACGGATTGAAAAGCAAAGCGCATTTGTGACCAACCTCATGATGGGGATGGATCAGGTAATTGTGGGACAAAAACATTTAGTAGAGTCTTTGTTGATTGGATTATTGTCTGATGGACACGTTCTTCTTGAAGGTGTACCGGGACTTGCAAAAACATTGGCAATTAAAACACTGGCTTCTTTGATTGATGCAAAATATAGCCGTGTTCAATTTACGCCCGACTTATTACCGGCCGACGTAGTGGGTACCATGATTTACAGTCAGAAAGACGAAACTTTCGTAGTAAAGAAAGGGCCTATCTTTGCTAATTTTATATTAGCAGATGAAATAAACCGTGCTCCGGCAAAAGTTCAGAGTGCTTTGCTTGAAGCAATGCAGGAAAGACAGGTTACTCTAGGCAAAACTACTTTTAAACTTCCGGAACCATTCCTGGTACTTGCTACTCAGAACCCAATAGAACAAGAAGGTACTTATATGCTTCCCGAAGCACAGGTCGACCGTTTTATGCTGAAGGTGGTTATTGATTATCCAAAGCAGGAAGAAGAAAAATTAATTATTCGCCAGAATATCAGCGGAGCAAAATTTGATGTTAAGCCAATACTAAGTGCAGACGAAATTCTAGAGGCAAGAAAGGTTGTTCGTGACGTTTATCTGGATGAAAAGATTGAAAGATATATTGTTGATATTGTGTTTGCTACTCGTTATCCAGAAAAGTACGGTTTGAACGAACTAAAAGAGATGATCAGCTTCGGTGGATCTCCACGTGCTTCAATAAATCTGGCACTTGCAGCTCGTACTTATGCTTTCATTAAGAGACGCGGATATGTAATTCCTGAAGACGTTCGTGCAATTGCTCATGATGTACTTCGTCACCGTATCGGACTGACTTATGAAGCAGAAGCAAGTAATATTACATCAGACGAGATAGTAAGCAAGATTCTTAATAAGGTAGAGGTGCCTTAG
- a CDS encoding VWA domain-containing protein, with translation MIFANIHYLFLLILLIPYIMWYILKQRKNEASLQVSDTRVYAHAPKSYKIYLLHAPFILRVIAFVMLVLILARPQTTNNWKNTETEGIDIMIALDISSTMLAEDLKPNRLEAAKDVATEFISGRPNDNIGITLFAAESFTQCPLTVDHAVLLNLFQNIKCGIIEDGTAIGMGIANSVTRLKGSKAKSKVIILLSDGSNNKGDISPLTAAEIAKSFGIRVYTIGVGTNGLAPYPYPTAAGVQYINIPVEIDEQTMNQIAETTDGKYFRATSNSKLKEVYQEIDKLEKTKLNVKAYSKRQENYQPFALILFLCILGEILLRNSILKKIP, from the coding sequence ATGATATTTGCTAATATACATTATTTATTTCTGCTGATACTTCTTATACCATATATCATGTGGTATATCCTGAAGCAACGGAAAAACGAAGCTTCTCTTCAGGTTTCCGATACAAGGGTATATGCTCATGCGCCTAAAAGTTATAAGATTTATCTGCTTCACGCGCCTTTCATTCTTAGGGTTATTGCTTTTGTAATGTTGGTACTGATTCTTGCACGTCCGCAAACTACAAATAACTGGAAGAATACAGAGACAGAAGGAATCGATATCATGATAGCTCTTGATATTTCTTCCACTATGCTGGCCGAAGACCTTAAGCCAAACCGTTTGGAGGCTGCTAAAGATGTGGCTACTGAATTTATTAGCGGACGTCCGAATGATAATATCGGGATAACGCTTTTTGCAGCTGAAAGTTTCACTCAATGTCCGTTAACTGTAGATCATGCGGTTCTGCTTAATCTTTTCCAGAATATTAAATGTGGAATAATTGAAGATGGTACTGCTATAGGTATGGGAATTGCAAATTCTGTGACCAGACTGAAAGGTAGTAAAGCTAAATCGAAGGTTATAATTTTATTGTCGGATGGATCTAATAATAAAGGGGATATATCTCCGCTGACTGCCGCAGAAATAGCAAAAAGCTTTGGAATAAGGGTTTATACAATTGGTGTAGGAACAAATGGTTTAGCACCTTACCCGTATCCAACAGCTGCAGGTGTACAATATATCAATATTCCTGTGGAGATTGATGAACAGACAATGAATCAGATTGCAGAAACTACCGATGGTAAATACTTCCGGGCAACCAGCAATTCTAAACTGAAAGAGGTTTATCAGGAAATTGATAAGTTGGAAAAGACTAAATTAAACGTAAAGGCTTACAGTAAGAGACAAGAGAATTATCAACCATTTGCATTGATCTTATTCTTGTGTATTCTTGGTGAAATCCTTTTACGTAATTCTATTTTAAAGAAAATACCATAA
- a CDS encoding tetratricopeptide repeat protein, whose protein sequence is MSQIKYIIFIAFLLLANCETFAQKTERDYIRKGNRLFNDSIFLQAEVNYRKALEINPNSTEALYNLGNTLSQQGKLKDAMEQYTAASKAEKNKIKLAKIYHNAGVLYQSAKHYQEAVQAYKQSLRNNPKDDETRYNLALAMKMLKNQQNQDKNKDKNKDKNKDKDKQKKQDDKNKQDQKNKNDKQKQQPKQQNKNQMSKENAEQLLNAAMQDEKQLQEKAKKQLRNQGRNLDKDW, encoded by the coding sequence ATGTCACAGATTAAATATATTATTTTTATAGCTTTCCTTCTTTTGGCCAATTGTGAAACATTTGCTCAAAAGACTGAGAGAGACTATATCCGTAAAGGAAACCGATTGTTTAATGACAGCATCTTCTTGCAGGCTGAGGTAAATTACCGGAAAGCATTAGAGATTAATCCTAATTCTACAGAAGCTTTATATAATTTGGGAAATACGCTCTCTCAGCAAGGAAAATTGAAAGATGCTATGGAACAATATACTGCAGCTTCAAAGGCTGAGAAGAATAAGATTAAACTGGCAAAAATATATCATAATGCCGGTGTGCTGTATCAATCTGCTAAGCATTATCAGGAAGCAGTTCAGGCTTACAAGCAATCTTTGAGAAATAATCCGAAAGATGATGAAACCAGATATAATTTGGCTTTGGCTATGAAAATGCTGAAGAATCAACAGAATCAGGATAAGAATAAAGACAAGAACAAAGATAAAAACAAGGATAAAGACAAACAAAAGAAGCAAGACGATAAGAATAAGCAAGATCAAAAGAATAAAAATGATAAGCAAAAGCAGCAGCCTAAACAGCAGAATAAGAATCAAATGTCTAAAGAGAATGCTGAACAACTACTGAACGCTGCTATGCAAGATGAAAAACAACTTCAGGAAAAAGCCAAAAAACAGTTGAGAAATCAGGGCAGAAACCTGGATAAAGACTGGTAA
- a CDS encoding universal stress protein, which translates to MEEKLVTLAILTYAKAQILKSVLEKEGIKSYIQNVDLIKPIVSSGVRLRIKESDLPHALKITESNLWLSEEIIGEKPIEKEKSNKVLIPVDFSDYSMRACEFGFGFAKTFDTEVVLLHVYFTPRYMPSIPYNDVFSYQGPDEESIKNIIKKVNEDLNNLSDKIKSRIDSGEFPNVKFSCVLKEGIPEEEILRYAKNTSPGIIVMGTRGKNKKDADIIGSVTAEVIDRSRAIVFVVPEKTPFKIFNDVTKLAFITNFDQKDLIAFDALIKKMSAFKFSVTLIHLATLKDTWNEIKLAGIKEYFHKQYPDLQIYYDIVMDDNLGQNLDSFIQANNIDVITITSYKRNMFARLFNPSIAMKMIFHTDTPLLVISDKI; encoded by the coding sequence ATGGAGGAAAAATTAGTTACACTAGCCATACTAACGTATGCAAAGGCTCAAATATTAAAGAGCGTATTAGAAAAAGAAGGAATAAAATCTTACATCCAAAATGTAGATCTTATAAAACCGATCGTGTCTTCTGGTGTTCGTTTAAGGATTAAAGAAAGCGATCTACCTCATGCTTTGAAAATAACAGAAAGTAACCTTTGGCTTTCTGAGGAAATAATAGGAGAGAAGCCGATAGAGAAGGAAAAAAGTAATAAAGTTTTAATACCTGTGGATTTCTCTGATTATTCTATGCGTGCATGTGAATTTGGTTTTGGATTTGCAAAGACTTTTGATACAGAAGTTGTCTTGCTTCATGTTTATTTTACTCCCAGATACATGCCTTCAATACCGTATAATGACGTTTTTAGCTATCAAGGACCTGATGAAGAGTCAATTAAAAATATCATCAAAAAGGTCAATGAAGATCTAAATAATTTATCTGACAAGATTAAAAGCAGAATTGATTCTGGTGAATTTCCTAATGTTAAATTTAGTTGTGTGCTAAAGGAAGGAATTCCAGAAGAAGAAATTTTAAGATATGCTAAAAACACTTCTCCTGGCATAATTGTCATGGGAACTCGTGGTAAAAATAAAAAAGATGCTGATATCATTGGAAGTGTTACAGCTGAAGTAATTGATAGAAGCAGGGCTATTGTTTTTGTTGTTCCTGAAAAAACACCATTCAAAATTTTTAATGATGTTACAAAGCTTGCATTTATAACAAATTTCGATCAAAAAGATTTAATTGCTTTTGACGCATTAATTAAGAAAATGAGTGCATTTAAGTTTTCTGTTACACTTATTCACTTAGCAACATTAAAGGATACTTGGAATGAAATTAAATTGGCTGGTATCAAAGAATATTTCCATAAACAATATCCTGATTTGCAGATTTATTATGATATTGTTATGGACGATAATTTAGGTCAGAATTTGGATTCATTTATTCAAGCTAATAATATCGATGTTATTACTATTACATCGTATAAAAGAAACATGTTTGCTCGCTTATTTAATCCAAGTATTGCAATGAAAATGATATTCCATACAGATACGCCATTATTAGTTATAAGTGATAAAATTTAG
- a CDS encoding tetratricopeptide repeat protein, translating to MKKIIFLALSILCSFNLAAQDSLATDSVQPSRAAHREFSTVKIENATKAQGDSAYIRNDFASAIQIYESLLKTQGEASEVYYNLGNSYYKLGDMAKAILNYERALLLNPGDGDIRSNLEIARSKTVDKVDVTPELFFVTWTNSLINCMGADAWAKCGVATFLFLIVSLYFFIFSKKVILKKIGFIASIALFVLVVLSNIFAAHQKDRLINRKDAIIMAPSVTIKSTPNESGTDLFIIHEGRKVNIKDDSMKEWKEIKLEDGNVGWIKTTDLEVI from the coding sequence ATGAAGAAAATAATATTTTTAGCATTAAGCATTCTGTGTTCTTTTAATCTTGCTGCTCAGGATTCTTTAGCTACAGATTCTGTACAACCGTCCAGAGCTGCTCATAGAGAGTTCTCGACCGTTAAGATTGAAAATGCAACCAAAGCACAGGGTGATAGTGCATACATTCGTAATGATTTTGCTTCTGCTATTCAGATATACGAATCATTACTTAAAACTCAGGGAGAAGCTTCTGAAGTTTATTATAACTTAGGCAACAGCTACTATAAACTAGGTGATATGGCTAAAGCTATATTGAATTATGAAAGAGCTTTATTACTTAATCCTGGAGACGGTGATATCCGGTCAAACCTGGAAATAGCTCGTAGTAAAACAGTTGATAAGGTAGATGTAACTCCGGAATTATTCTTTGTAACATGGACCAACTCTCTTATTAATTGCATGGGAGCTGATGCATGGGCTAAATGTGGAGTCGCTACTTTTCTCTTTTTAATTGTATCACTCTATTTCTTTATCTTTTCTAAGAAGGTTATTCTTAAAAAGATTGGGTTTATAGCTTCGATTGCTTTGTTTGTACTAGTAGTCTTATCAAATATTTTTGCAGCTCATCAGAAAGATCGTCTGATAAATCGCAAAGATGCAATCATAATGGCACCTAGTGTGACAATAAAGAGTACCCCTAATGAGAGTGGTACAGACTTATTTATTATTCACGAAGGACGTAAAGTGAATATTAAAGATGATTCCATGAAAGAATGGAAAGAAATCAAACTTGAAGATGGTAATGTTGGATGGATTAAAACTACCGATCTTGAAGTTATCTAA
- a CDS encoding tetratricopeptide repeat protein, protein MKRVLLSIVLLLAVGFSFAQEKNVKEAKSLADAVKPNFAEAEKLIGEALESPETKNQANTWNVAGLIQKSINANEMKNAYLKQPYDTLKAYNSLYKMFGYFLKCDELEQVPNEKGKVKFKFRKGNTSTIKTERVNLINGGSQYYNMGKNKEALNFFGLYVDLANAPMLQEEQLAAKDTLLSTIAFYASLSATRMNDYSNTIKYGLLAKKDKENGSSAMQLVAEGYKALKDTANWVNTLKEGIQSYTDNNYFFGHLIDFYSNTNKFDDANTFADQMIAKDPKNPFFLYVKGYISQSMKNYEKAIEYYKKTIEVDPKYTEAYSNMGLAYLSQAIDYESNLKIEFNDPKYKSEQAKIKKFYEDAKPYYEKTRELKPDSKDLWLSGLYTIYYKLGIGGPEFEALAKEVEAQGK, encoded by the coding sequence ATGAAAAGAGTATTATTATCAATTGTCCTGCTGTTAGCTGTTGGATTCTCTTTCGCCCAAGAGAAGAATGTTAAAGAGGCAAAAAGCTTGGCAGATGCAGTAAAACCAAATTTTGCTGAAGCAGAAAAGCTAATAGGTGAAGCTTTAGAAAGTCCAGAAACTAAGAACCAGGCAAATACATGGAATGTTGCTGGTCTTATTCAAAAAAGCATTAATGCTAACGAGATGAAGAATGCATATTTAAAACAACCATATGACACTTTAAAGGCATACAATAGCCTATATAAAATGTTTGGTTATTTTCTTAAATGTGATGAATTAGAACAAGTTCCAAACGAAAAAGGAAAAGTTAAGTTTAAATTCAGAAAAGGTAATACTTCAACAATTAAAACAGAGAGAGTGAACTTAATTAACGGAGGTAGCCAATATTACAACATGGGTAAAAACAAGGAAGCTCTTAACTTCTTTGGCCTGTATGTAGATCTTGCAAATGCTCCAATGTTACAAGAGGAACAACTTGCTGCTAAAGATACATTACTATCAACCATTGCATTCTATGCTTCTCTGTCTGCTACAAGAATGAATGACTATTCAAACACTATCAAATATGGTCTTCTAGCTAAAAAAGACAAAGAAAATGGTAGCAGTGCAATGCAATTAGTTGCAGAAGGTTACAAAGCGTTAAAAGACACTGCAAATTGGGTTAATACTTTAAAAGAAGGTATTCAATCTTACACTGATAATAATTATTTCTTTGGACACCTTATAGATTTCTATAGTAATACAAATAAATTTGATGATGCAAATACCTTCGCTGATCAGATGATTGCTAAAGATCCTAAAAATCCATTTTTCCTTTATGTAAAAGGTTATATTAGCCAGAGCATGAAGAACTATGAAAAAGCAATTGAATACTATAAAAAGACAATCGAAGTTGATCCTAAGTACACAGAAGCATACTCTAACATGGGACTAGCATATCTATCTCAAGCAATTGACTATGAATCAAATCTTAAAATTGAATTTAATGATCCTAAGTATAAATCAGAACAAGCTAAGATCAAGAAATTCTATGAAGATGCTAAGCCATACTATGAAAAAACTAGAGAACTTAAACCTGATAGCAAAGACTTATGGTTAAGTGGACTTTATACTATTTACTACAAGTTAGGAATTGGTGGTCCAGAATTTGAAGCTCTAGCTAAAGAAGTTGAAGCTCAAGGTAAGTAA
- a CDS encoding DNA-binding protein codes for MNRTITFNELRKIKDSLPSGSMHRIADELNLDVDTVRNFFGGSNFKEGKSVGLHTEPGPDGGLVMLDDTTVLDLALKILDEHNINHREEVSEELMQV; via the coding sequence ATGAACAGAACAATAACTTTCAATGAACTTAGGAAAATAAAAGATTCATTGCCCAGCGGAAGCATGCACAGAATTGCTGATGAACTCAATTTAGATGTAGACACAGTTCGTAACTTCTTCGGTGGCAGTAACTTCAAGGAAGGCAAAAGTGTTGGACTTCATACAGAACCAGGTCCTGATGGTGGTTTGGTTATGCTTGATGATACAACTGTTCTTGATCTCGCTTTAAAAATATTAGATGAACATAATATTAACCATCGGGAAGAAGTAAGTGAGGAGCTAATGCAAGTTTAG
- a CDS encoding DUF58 domain-containing protein — protein MEANELIKKVRHIEIKTRGLSNNIFAGQYHSAFKGRGMAFSEVREYQYGDDIRDIDWNVTARFHKPYVKVFEEERELTVMLLIDVSGSLEFGTVKQMKKDMVTEIAATLAFSAIQNNDKIGVIFFSDKIEKFIPPKKGRKHILFIIRELIDFQATSRRTNIKMGLEYLTNAIKKRCTAFVISDFIDNSDFKNALTIANRKHDLVAIQVFDRRVAELPSVGLMKVKDAETGHEQWIDTSSVALRKAHRDWWMKKQNILSETFTKSNVDSVSVRTDEDYVKALLNLFAKRN, from the coding sequence ATGGAAGCTAATGAACTTATAAAAAAAGTTCGTCATATTGAAATAAAAACTCGGGGATTGTCCAATAATATCTTTGCCGGGCAGTATCATTCTGCTTTTAAAGGACGAGGGATGGCATTCTCTGAGGTTCGTGAATATCAATATGGCGATGATATCCGTGATATTGACTGGAACGTAACAGCACGTTTCCACAAACCTTACGTAAAAGTGTTTGAGGAAGAACGTGAGCTTACTGTTATGCTCCTGATCGATGTGTCGGGTAGTCTTGAATTTGGAACTGTAAAGCAGATGAAAAAAGATATGGTAACTGAAATAGCTGCCACTCTTGCTTTTTCTGCTATTCAGAATAATGATAAAATCGGTGTAATCTTTTTCTCGGACAAGATAGAAAAGTTTATTCCTCCAAAGAAGGGGAGAAAGCACATTCTTTTTATTATTCGCGAGCTGATAGATTTTCAGGCCACCAGTCGTAGAACAAATATTAAAATGGGGCTGGAATATCTTACAAATGCTATAAAGAAAAGATGTACTGCATTTGTAATATCCGATTTTATCGATAACTCTGATTTTAAAAACGCTCTAACGATTGCTAACCGTAAACACGATTTGGTTGCTATTCAGGTTTTTGACAGAAGAGTGGCAGAACTTCCATCGGTTGGTCTGATGAAAGTGAAGGATGCCGAAACCGGTCATGAACAGTGGATTGATACATCATCTGTTGCGTTACGTAAAGCACATCGGGATTGGTGGATGAAGAAACAGAATATTCTTAGTGAAACATTTACAAAGAGTAATGTAGACTCGGTTTCTGTTCGTACAGACGAGGATTATGTGAAAGCGTTGTTGAACTTGTTTGCTAAAAGAAATTAA
- a CDS encoding BatD family protein, translating to MRKLIFLFVILLIPGINSFADNVRLVAEAPDAVAVGDQFRITYTVNTQDVKSFRASSMKGFDVLAGPYESRMSSAQYVNGKGSTVSSITYTFTVMANAKGTFTIFPASIVASGKPITSNTLKIKVLPADKSGSGSSSSRSSRSQSSGTKVSASDIIIVGSVNKATVFEQEALVLTYKIYTLVDLRGFDNVKLPDFKGFQSQEVELPQTKQFSLERYQGKNYHSVVYRQFVLFPQQTGKLVINPARFDASIAKAVHTDDPFDAFFNGGSNVVEVKKTITTPQITVNVKALPGGKPANFCGGVGGFTLSSSINSQNVKTNDAVTIKLAISGVGNLKLIETPKIEFPKDFEVYDPKVTNKFTLTKGGLSGSKVIEYLVIPRYAGKYKIPATSFTYFDTNSNSYKTLKTQEYNLNVVKGAGNADQVIANFANKEDLKVLGSDIRYIKTNDVRLSEKGDFLFGSLLYYLLYIIPACLFIAFVIVYRKQAVENANVAKVRTKKANKVATKRMKNAGKLLTQNKKEEFYDEVLKAMWGYISDKLNIPVSKLTKDNVDIELTNYGVNAELTKEFLSVLDQCEFARYAPGDPNEAMDNVYSSAIEVVSKMENIIKH from the coding sequence ATGAGGAAACTAATTTTCTTATTCGTCATTTTACTGATTCCCGGAATAAATAGTTTTGCTGATAACGTAAGGTTGGTAGCAGAAGCTCCGGACGCAGTCGCTGTAGGTGATCAGTTTAGAATTACGTATACGGTAAACACACAGGATGTAAAGAGCTTTAGAGCATCTTCGATGAAAGGATTCGACGTATTAGCCGGACCGTATGAGTCGAGAATGTCTAGTGCACAGTATGTTAACGGAAAGGGCTCAACTGTTAGCTCCATTACATATACTTTTACGGTAATGGCAAATGCAAAGGGGACTTTTACTATATTCCCAGCAAGCATTGTTGCTAGCGGAAAGCCTATTACTTCAAATACCTTAAAAATTAAGGTTCTTCCTGCAGACAAATCGGGTAGTGGATCTTCTTCTTCCAGAAGCTCTCGTTCTCAGTCATCGGGCACAAAGGTTTCAGCTTCTGATATAATTATTGTAGGATCTGTGAATAAAGCAACTGTCTTTGAACAGGAAGCTCTCGTTTTAACCTATAAAATATACACATTAGTTGATTTAAGAGGATTTGACAACGTAAAATTGCCTGATTTTAAGGGATTCCAGTCACAGGAAGTTGAACTTCCTCAGACAAAGCAATTCTCGTTGGAACGCTATCAAGGAAAGAATTATCACTCTGTAGTGTACAGACAATTTGTTCTATTCCCACAACAAACAGGTAAATTAGTTATCAATCCAGCTAGATTTGATGCTTCAATTGCAAAAGCTGTGCATACAGATGATCCGTTTGATGCTTTTTTCAATGGAGGATCAAATGTTGTTGAAGTGAAAAAGACAATCACAACTCCTCAGATAACTGTTAATGTAAAAGCTTTACCTGGTGGTAAACCGGCAAACTTCTGCGGAGGTGTGGGAGGATTTACTCTTTCTTCATCCATCAATTCTCAGAATGTTAAGACCAATGATGCTGTAACAATTAAATTAGCAATCTCTGGTGTAGGTAATCTTAAGTTAATTGAGACTCCTAAAATTGAATTCCCTAAAGATTTTGAGGTTTATGATCCTAAGGTTACTAATAAATTCACTCTCACTAAGGGCGGTTTATCAGGAAGCAAAGTGATTGAATATTTGGTAATACCTCGTTACGCAGGAAAATATAAAATTCCTGCAACAAGCTTCACTTACTTTGATACGAACTCAAATTCTTATAAGACTCTTAAGACTCAGGAATATAATTTGAATGTAGTCAAAGGGGCTGGTAATGCTGATCAGGTAATTGCAAACTTCGCAAATAAAGAAGATCTTAAAGTTTTAGGTTCTGATATTCGATATATTAAGACTAACGATGTTAGACTGTCTGAAAAAGGAGATTTCTTATTTGGATCATTGCTATATTATCTGCTTTACATCATTCCTGCATGCTTGTTTATTGCTTTTGTAATCGTCTACAGAAAACAAGCTGTAGAGAATGCAAATGTTGCTAAGGTACGCACCAAGAAAGCAAATAAAGTTGCCACAAAACGAATGAAAAATGCTGGCAAACTTTTAACTCAGAACAAAAAAGAAGAGTTTTATGATGAAGTATTGAAAGCTATGTGGGGATATATTAGTGATAAACTGAATATTCCTGTTTCTAAGCTTACAAAAGATAATGTTGATATTGAATTGACCAATTATGGGGTAAATGCAGAGCTTACTAAAGAATTCTTATCAGTTCTGGATCAATGTGAGTTTGCTCGTTATGCTCCGGGTGATCCTAACGAAGCTATGGATAATGTTTATTCTTCTGCCATTGAGGTAGTGAGTAAAATGGAAAACATAATTAAACACTAA
- a CDS encoding VWA domain-containing protein: MFRFADPTYLYLLIILPFIVAFYLYSNFKRRKAIKKFGDPELMAQLMPDVSKYRPDVKFWLVLSALALTIVLMARPQFGTKANKVKRNGVEVIIALDISNSMLAEDVTPSRLEKAKMLVSKMVDELDQDKVGMIVFAGDAYTQLPITSDYISAKMFLETITPELISRQGTAIGSAIDLATSSFTPQEGVGRAIVLITDGENHEDGAVEAVKAAKKKDITVHVLGVGSPDGAPIPISGSSNFRKDRQGNVIVTRLNESMCKELANAGQGIYAHVDNSNSAQKALINEIDKMAKSDLESSVYSDFDEQFQGVAWLILLLLIADLLLLERKNPLFKNIKLFKI; the protein is encoded by the coding sequence ATGTTTCGATTTGCAGACCCGACATATTTATATCTACTTATAATATTGCCGTTCATTGTGGCTTTTTATTTGTATTCCAATTTCAAGAGGAGGAAGGCTATTAAAAAGTTTGGTGATCCGGAATTGATGGCTCAGCTGATGCCTGATGTTTCGAAATATCGTCCCGACGTTAAATTCTGGCTCGTATTATCCGCATTAGCATTGACAATCGTATTGATGGCACGTCCTCAATTCGGTACTAAGGCGAACAAAGTAAAGAGGAATGGAGTAGAGGTTATCATTGCATTAGATATTTCTAATTCAATGCTTGCCGAAGATGTTACTCCAAGCCGTTTAGAGAAAGCTAAAATGCTGGTATCTAAAATGGTAGACGAATTAGATCAGGATAAAGTGGGAATGATTGTATTCGCAGGTGATGCCTATACACAATTACCTATCACTAGTGATTATATTTCGGCTAAAATGTTCCTGGAAACAATTACTCCGGAATTAATTTCAAGACAAGGAACTGCTATTGGTTCAGCTATTGATTTGGCAACCAGTAGTTTTACTCCTCAGGAAGGCGTGGGAAGAGCAATTGTGCTTATTACTGATGGAGAAAATCACGAAGACGGAGCAGTAGAAGCTGTAAAAGCAGCTAAGAAAAAAGATATTACTGTGCATGTTTTAGGTGTTGGTTCTCCTGATGGGGCACCTATTCCTATTTCTGGTTCAAGCAATTTCCGTAAAGACAGACAAGGTAATGTTATAGTAACTCGATTGAATGAATCAATGTGTAAGGAACTGGCTAATGCTGGACAGGGAATTTATGCACATGTTGACAATTCAAATTCTGCTCAGAAAGCATTGATCAATGAAATTGATAAGATGGCAAAATCGGATTTAGAAAGTAGTGTGTATTCTGATTTTGACGAGCAATTTCAGGGTGTTGCATGGCTTATCTTACTTCTGTTAATTGCCGATTTGTTGTTACTGGAACGCAAAAATCCATTGTTTAAGAATATTAAACTGTTTAAGATATAA
- a CDS encoding phosphatase PAP2 family protein, producing MIDIQQLIQYDKDAFLALNGSDSTFWDGFMWVYTSTIVWIPLALVLLYVIIRNNKLKEALLIILLIAITITICDRISSGVFKPLFKRFRPAQDLEFMYFVDIIHGYRGGRYGFISSHAANTFGLVTFTSFLFRRKEYTFAFLFWAIITCYSRIYLGVHYLGDIICGAILGFISGLLVYYIYKYIRSKYFYDKRLKYSVKYTPSGYLISDINILLIALFSTIFVVMIAGMIIYNYYYL from the coding sequence ATGATTGACATACAGCAATTAATACAATATGATAAAGACGCTTTCCTAGCATTAAATGGCAGTGATTCTACCTTTTGGGATGGTTTTATGTGGGTATATACAAGTACAATTGTATGGATACCACTAGCGCTTGTATTGCTGTATGTCATCATTCGAAACAATAAATTAAAAGAAGCTTTATTAATAATTCTTTTAATTGCTATAACGATTACAATATGTGATCGCATCTCATCAGGTGTCTTTAAACCTTTATTCAAGCGTTTTCGTCCGGCTCAAGATCTCGAATTTATGTATTTTGTAGATATTATACATGGATATAGGGGAGGACGATACGGTTTTATTTCCAGCCATGCTGCAAACACTTTTGGTCTTGTAACGTTCACCTCATTTTTATTCAGAAGAAAAGAATATACTTTTGCTTTCCTTTTTTGGGCTATAATTACTTGCTATTCTCGGATATATCTCGGAGTACATTATTTAGGTGATATCATTTGTGGGGCTATTCTGGGCTTTATTTCAGGTTTATTAGTCTATTACATATATAAATATATTCGCTCAAAGTATTTTTATGATAAAAGGCTTAAATACTCAGTTAAATATACTCCAAGTGGTTATTTAATCTCTGACATAAATATCTTATTGATAGCTTTATTTTCTACAATATTTGTTGTAATGATAGCTGGAATGATTATTTATAACTATTATTATTTGTAA